From a region of the Pleurodeles waltl isolate 20211129_DDA unplaced genomic scaffold, aPleWal1.hap1.20221129 scaffold_144, whole genome shotgun sequence genome:
- the NRBF2 gene encoding nuclear receptor-binding factor 2 isoform X2: MHITQLNLSEALKLTQSDQAQLSLNLQKNIHMKQQLLIRERWKRAKREEWLRTQKKAEATINDLTAHLQVSYKPYVAKSHGQSVLVSLLNYSPTTAAFFQKHQSMSERESDSLLYLLQKRRAKLETYVETRTPKDDKIKLEEQSIKIAELNQLINILLAENERLKKENEQLRAETSKLHIAPQERELHVDADFFEKSELWSLPQPSENSTNSISAWQKFVPDGRKTKAISIPNLPYESPLPDLPPLELPEDLDGQLNGLMDK; this comes from the coding sequence GCTCAGCTATCCTTGAATTTGCAGAAGAATATTCACATGAAGCAACAGTTGCTCATTCGGGAAAGATGGAAACGAGCTaaaagagaagagtggcttagaaccCAGAAGAAAGCTGAAGCTACAATAAACGATCTCACAGCACATCTACAGGTGTCTTACAAACCATATGTAGCTAAGTCTCATGGTCAGAGTGTACTTGTCTCCCTTCTCAACTACAGTCCTACTACGGCAGCATTTTTCCAGAAGCATCAGTCTATGTCTGAAAGAGAGTCAGACTCGTTATTGTATTTGCTACAGAAACGGAGAGCAAAATTAGAAACATATGTTGAAACTAGAACCCCAAAGGATGACAAAATAAAACTAGAAGAGCAGTCAATCAAAATTGCAGAACTGAATCAGCTAATTAATATCCTTCTAGCTGAAAACgaaagattaaaaaaagagaatGAACAACTGAGAGCAGAAACCTCTAAACTACACATAGCTCCACAGGAAAGGGAGCTGCATGTAGATGCTGACTTCTTCGAGAAGTCAGAGTTGTGGAGTCTTCCACAACCTTCAGAAAACTCTACCAACTCTATCTCTGCTTGGCAGAAGTTTGTGCCAGATGGAAGGAAGACGAAGGCCATTTCAATTCCCAATCTTCCTTATGAAAGTCCATTACCTGATCTTCCTCCACTTGAGCTCCCAGAAGATCTAGATGGTCAACTAAATGGACTAATGGacaaataa